A genomic window from Solanum dulcamara chromosome 11, daSolDulc1.2, whole genome shotgun sequence includes:
- the LOC129873090 gene encoding ribosomal RNA-processing protein 14-C-like: MKKKQKSTTISAEDTAAAAAATTTTTTIDLKALIRDNRLFFDKLIDLIPPRFYLPKDDPDTWYRGLPKAAKASLKKQSRENLKLARRNRLDPEKKEQSSTLGLLEKSLQKKQKADAEDNSGEDHGEPMPINLEENDNPNNDNSSVTYEELRQKLRRRIEMLRGNRGDGQSSENNRVNQRKRSEKDASLAKSEGKKRKRSEEGEDDNGEDTSMEKDIEFGKVKLGDDYDKKKKKKVSKPKELERLKRLEEVKRENRTLADKEAWKAAANKAMGLKVYDNPKLLKESIKKDKRRKEKSSEKWKERMHTTEKMKNERQQKRRDNIAGKAKEKKMRKIAKREKKLMRPGFEGRKEGYITKDKS; the protein is encoded by the coding sequence ATGAAGAAGAAGCAGAAGTCCACCACCATCTCCGCAGAAGATACGGCGGCCGCAGCTGccgccaccaccaccaccaccaccatagATTTGAAAGCTCTAATCCGGGACAACAGGCTCTTCTTCGACAAGTTGATTGACCTAATTCCTCCTAGATTCTACCTCCCTAAAGATGACCCCGACACCTGGTATCGAGGCCTCCCCAAAGCCGCCAAAGCTTCATTGAAGAAACAATCCAGAGAGAACCTCAAACTCGCCCGTCGCAACCGCCTTGACCCTGAGAAGAAAGAGCAGTCCTCCACTCTTGGCCTCCTCGAAAAATCCCTTCAGAAAAAGCAAAAAGCTGACGCTGAAGATAATTCTGGCGAGGATCACGGTGAACCTATGCCCATTAATTTGGAGGAAAATGATAACCCTAATAACGATAACTCCTCTGTTACTTACGAAGAGTTGAGGCAAAAGCTACGCAGAAGGATCGAAATGCTCCGCGGTAACCGAGGTGATGGCCAGAGTTCGGAGAACAACAGAGTTAATCAGCGCAAGAGGAGCGAAAAAGATGCATCTTTAGCGAAATCCGAGGGtaagaagagaaagaggagtGAAGAAGGAGAAGACGATAATGGAGAAGATACTTCAATGGAAAAGGACATAGAGTTTGGGAAAGTCAAATTAGGAGACGACTatgacaagaagaagaagaagaaagtatCCAAACCTAAAGAGTTGGAAAGACTGAAGAGGCTGGAAGAGGTGAAGAGGGAGAATAGGACTCTTGCGGATAAGGAAGCATGGAAGGCAGCAGCAAACAAGGCAATGGGATTAAAGGTGTATGATAACCCTAAGTTGTTGAAGGAGAGTATCAAGAAGGATAAGAGAAGGAAAGAGAAGAGTTCTGAGAAGTGGAAGGAAAGAATGCATACAACGGAGAAGATGAAGAATGAGCGACAGCAGAAGAGAAGGGATAACATTGCTGGCAAAGccaaggagaagaagatgaggAAGATTGCCAAAAGGGAGAAGAAGCTCATGAGGCCGGGCTTCGAGGGGCGAAAGGAAGGCTACATTACTAAGGATAAAAGCTAA
- the LOC129872883 gene encoding galactan beta-1,4-galactosyltransferase GALS3-like, translating into MSKEKERRMFVGVVWNCAAELKLLLTALLFLCSLITLLHFIPSRLISFSPIDLGSCISTPAAPLHYVSHLNATNSSTPSATIPPPMSTTTTTAPPPSPPSLEKDRLLENGVVKRAFNPFGSAAYNFILMSAYRGGYGTFAVMGLASKPLHIYGKPSYRCEWVSSDKRQNPISVAGDKILPDWGYGRVYTVLVINCTFPVPVGDGETGGKLLLHATTNGGGDTDFNTTDTFEALTETGQDFVNFTSMFEAPPKYDFFYCGSSLFGNLSPQRVREWLAFHVRLFGEKSHFVFHDAGGVHEGVMEVLQPWMDKGYVTLQDIRDQERFDGYYHNQFLIVNDCLHRYKFQAKWMFFFDVDEFIFVPKKSTIKSVVNSLSDYTQFTIEQMPMSYKLCLEEDRGKSYRKWGFEKLVYKDVKRGIRRDRKYAVQPRNVIANGVHMSQNTVGKTTHKTEGRIKYFHYHGTIAERREPCRQLVNTTAITIDGTPYMVDTTMRDIAATVKRFELKTIGTTLQRTRQ; encoded by the exons ATGAGTAAGGAGAAAGAGCGGAGGATGTTCGTTGGTGTCGTTTGGAATTGTGCTGCCGAGCTCAAGCTTCTACTCACTGCTCTTCTTTTTCTCTGTTCTCTCATTACCCTTCTTCACTTCATACCTTCTCGCTTAATCTCTTTCTCCCCTATAGATCTTGGCAGCTGTATTTCTACTCCCGCCGCCCCACTTCATTATGTTTCCCACTTAAACGCCACTAATTCCTCAACCCCATCTGCTACTATTCCACCGCCGATgagtactactactactactgctccTCCACCGTCGCCGCCGTCCTTGGAGAAAGACAGACTTCTAGAAAACGGCGTCGTTAAGAGGGCTTTCAACCCTTTTGGCTCTGCCGCCTACAACTTTATTCTGATGTCTGCTTATAGAGGAGGTTATGGCACCTTTGCTGTAATGGGTTTAGCTTCAAAGCCTCTTCACATCTATGGCAAACCCAGTTACCGTTGTGAGTGGGTCTCTTCTGATAAACGGCAAAACCCCATCTCCGTTGCCGGTGACAAGATCCTCCCTGACTGGGGCTATGGCAGGGTTTACACTGTGCTGGTCATTAACTGCACTTTCCCTGTCCCAGTTGGCGACGGCGAAACTGGCGGCAAACTCCTTCTTCACGCCACCACCAACGGCGGCGGCGACACTGACTTCAACACCACCGACACTTTCGAAGCATTGACGGAGACGGGGCAGGATTTCGTCAATTTTACTTCCATGTTTGAAGCACCCCCAAAGTATGATTTCTTCTACTGCGGCTCGTCTCTATTCGGGAACTTGAGCCCACAGAGAGTAAGAGAGTGGCTGGCATTTCACGTGAGGCTGTTCGGAGAGAAGTCTCATTTCGTATTTCACGATGCTGGTGGTGTACATGAGGGGGTAATGGAGGTGCTCCAGCCATGGATGGATAAAGGATACGTTACATTACAGGATATTAGGGACCAAGAGAGATTTGATGGCTACTATCACAATCAGTTCCTTATTGTCAATGATTGCTTACATAGGTATAAGTTTCAAGCTAAATGGATGTTCTTCTTTGATGTGGATGAGTTCATTTTTGTACCCAAGAAGAGCACCATTAAATCTGTAGTGAATTCCTTATCGGATTATACACAGTTCACCATTGAGCAGATGCCAATGTCTTACAAGCTTTGTCTAGAAGAGGACCGCGGTAAATCCTACAG AAAATGGGGATTTGAGAAGCTAGTGTACAAGGACGTGAAGAGGGGTATTAGGAGGGATCGGAAATATGCAGTGCAACCTCGCAACGTGATTGCCAACGGTGTGCATATGTCTCAGAATACAGTAGGCAAGACAACACACAAGACAGAAGGGCGTATCAAGTACTTTCACTATCACGGGACCATCGCAGAGCGCCGTGAGCCATGCCGACAGCTGGTCAACACCACGGCAATCACCATTGACGGTACCCCTTATATGGTGGACACTACAATGAGGGATATTGCTGCAACTGTTAAGAGATTCGAACTTAAGACGATTGGCACTACACTACAAAGAACGCGGCAATGA